One genomic segment of Melospiza melodia melodia isolate bMelMel2 chromosome 22, bMelMel2.pri, whole genome shotgun sequence includes these proteins:
- the TRIM32 gene encoding E3 ubiquitin-protein ligase TRIM32 isoform X2: MAAAPYLNSDALREVLECPICMESFTEEHLRPKLLHCGHTICKQCLEKLLANSINGIRCPFCSKITRITSLAQLTDNLTVLKIIDTAGLGEVVGLLMCKVCGRRLPRHFCKSCSLVLCEPCKEASHMPPGHRVMAIKEAAEERRREFGTRLARLRELMGDLQKRKAALEDVSRDLQSRYKGVLQEYSKEERKIQEELARSRKFFTTSLTEVEKINNQVMEEQAYLLNLAEVQIMSRCDYFLAKIKQGDIALLEETGDEEEPELTNSLPRELTLQEVELLKVSHVGPLQIGQVVKKPRTVNVEESLMENAASSFIPFREPELVQEEPSCTPHSSPAKPRMPEAATSIQQCSFIKKMGSKGSLPGMFNLPVSLHVTSQGEVLVADRGNFRIQVFTRKGFLKEIRRSPSGIDSFVLSFLGADLPNLTPLSVTMNCHGLIGVTDSYDNSVKVYTMDGHCVACHRSQLSKPWGIAALPSGQFVVTDVEGGKLWCFTVDRGVGVVKYSCLCSAVRPKFVTCDAEGTIYFTQGLGLNLENRQYEHHLEGGFSIGSIGPDGQLGRQISHFFSENEDFRCIAGMCVDSRGDLIVADSSRKEILHFPKGGGYNILIREGLTCPVGIAVTPKGQLLVLDCWDHCIKIYSYHLRRYSTP, encoded by the coding sequence ccatctgcatggagtCCTTCACCGAGGAGCACCTGAGGCCCAAACTGCTGCACTGTGGCCACACCATCTGCAAGCAGTGCCTGGAGAAGCTCCTGGCAAACAGCATCAACGGGATCCGCTGCCCCTTCTGCAGCAAGATCACGCGGATCACCAGCTTGGCTCAGCTCACCGACAACCTCACCGTGCTGAAGATCATCGACACGGCCGGCCTGGGGGAAGTGGTGGGACTCCTCATGTGCAAGGTCTGCGGGAGGAGGCTGCCAAGACACTTTTGCAAGAGCTGTAGCTTGGTTTTGTGTGAGCCGTGCAAGGAGGCTTCGCACATGCCCCCAGGACACAGAGTCATGGCTATCAAAGAGGCAGCTGAGGAGCGTAGGAGGGAATTTGGAACGAGGCTTGCCAGGCTTCGGGAGCTCATGGGTGATCTGCAGAAAAGGAAAGCTGCTCTGGAGGATGTTTCAAGGGACCTGCAATCCAGATACAAAGGGGTTCTGCAGGAGTACAGCAAAGAGGAGCGCAAGATCCAGGAAGAACTGGCCAGGTCACGCAAGTTCTTCACCACCTCTTTGACTGAAGTGGAGAAGATAAATAACCAGGTGATGGAAGAGCAGGCTTACCTGCTGAACTTAGCAGAAGTGCAGATAATGTCTCGCTGTGACTATTTCCTTGCCAAAATAAAGCAGGGGGATATAGCTCTCCTGGAGGAGACGGGGGATGAGGAAGAGCCAGAACTGACAAACAGTCTCCCGAGGGAGCTGACTCTCCAGGAGGTGGAACTCCTTAAGGTGAGCCACGTGGGACCACTGCAGATTGGGCAGGTGGTGAAGAAACCCCGCACCGTTAACGTGGAGGAATCCCTCATGGAAAATGCAGCATCCTCCTTTATACCATTTAGGGAGCCtgagctggtgcaggaggagcccAGCTGCACGCCCCATTCCTCGCCAGCCAAGCCGAGGATGCCTGAAGCAGCCACCAGCATCCAGCAGTGTTCCTTCATCAAGAAGATGGGCTCCAAGGGCAGCCTGCCAGGGATGTTCAACCTCCCCGTGAGCCTGCACGTCACCAGCCAAGGCGAGGTGCTCGTGGCCGACCGGGGCAACTTCCGAATCCAGGTTTTTACCCGCAAGGGCTTCCTGAAGGAGATCCGCCGGAGCCCCAGCGGCATCGACAGCTTCGTGCTGAGTTTCCTTGGAGCAGATTTACCCAACTTGACCCCTCTCTCTGTCACCATGAACTGCCACGGGCTGATCGGTGTGACAGACAGCTACGACAACTCCGTCAAGGTGTACACCATGGATGGCCACTGCGTGGCGTGTCACCGCAGCCAGCTGAGCAAGCCCTGGGGCATCGCCGCGCTGCCCTCGGGCCAGTTCGTGGTCACTGACGTGGAAGGGGGCAAGCTCTGGTGCTTCACCGTGGACCGTGGCGTGGGGGTGGTGAAGTACAGCTGCCTGTGCAGCGCCGTGCGCCCCAAGTTTGTCACCTGCGACGCTGAAGGGACCATTTACTTCactcaggggctggggctcaacCTGGAGAACCGGCAGTACGAGCACCACTTGGAAGGAGGCTTCTCCATCGGCTCCATCGGCCCAGACGGGCAGCTGGGACGCCAGATCAGCCATTTCTTCTCTGAGAATGAGGATTTCAGGTGCATTGCTGGGATGTGTGTTGATTCCAGGGGAGACCTGATCGTTGCTGACAGCAGTCGTAAGGAAATCCTGCATTTTCCTAAAGGAGGAGGCTACAACATCCTCATCCGGGAGGGACTCACCTGCCCGGTGGGTATTGCTGTTACTCCCAAagggcagctgctggtgctggactGTTGGGATCACTGCATTAAGATCTACAGTTACCACCTGAGAAGATACTCCACCCCTTAA